Proteins encoded in a region of the Rutidosis leptorrhynchoides isolate AG116_Rl617_1_P2 chromosome 9, CSIRO_AGI_Rlap_v1, whole genome shotgun sequence genome:
- the LOC139867229 gene encoding guanylate kinase 2, chloroplastic/mitochondrial produces the protein MIISRFCINLNPSLLTRARINPFALLTQFNLQRQKTLIKIPFSSSPNMNNSRRHAAASIPAVESAGRYELYRALESSLGSSFSSEPIIPTPRPLIIVISGPSGVGKDCLIKCLREKRESIHFVVTATSRPMREGEVNGKDYFFMSKQEFLQLVENDELLEYALVYGDYKGIPKQQIRDYMAKGYDIVLRVDIQGAATLRKILGDSAVFVFLVAESETELVMRLINRKTESKESLMVRVATAKEELKQMKNFDYVVVNAEGKLDTCVKTVESIIDAEKAKVMQRRAMV, from the coding sequence ATGATAATTTCAAGATTTTGCATCAATCTCAACCCATCTTTGTTAACCAGAGCCCGGATTAATCCTTTTGCCCTTTTAACCCAATTCAACCTCCAACGACagaaaaccctaatcaaaatccccTTTTCATCATCTCCCAACATGAATAACTCCCGGAGACACGCCGCCGCTTCAATTCCTGCGGTGGAATCCGCCGGCCGGTACGAATTGTACCGAGCCCTTGAATCATCTCTGGGTTCATCATTCAGTTCTGAGCCCATAATCCCAACCCCAAGGCCTTTGATCATTGTAATTAGTGGGCCAAGTGGTGTGGGCAAAGACTGTTTGATAAAATGCCTCAGAGAAAAAAGAGAAAGCATTCACTTTGTTGTGACAGCAACCAGTAGGCCAATGAGGGAAGGTGAAGTTAATGGTAAAGATTACTTCTTTATGAGTAAACAAGAGTTTTTACAATTGGTGGAAAATGATGAACTTTTGGAGTATGCATTAGTATATGGTGATTATAAAGGGATACCAAAACAGCAAATTAGGGATTATATGGCTAAAGGGTATGATATAGTGTTGAGAGTTGATATACAAGGTGCAGCTACATTGAGAAAGATACTTGGTGATTCTGCGGTTTTTGTGTTTCTTGTGGCGGAAAGTGAGACGGAATTGGTTATGCGGTTGATAAATCGGAAAACGGAGAGTAAAGAGTCGTTGATGGTTAGGGTTGCGACGGCTAAAGAAGAGTTGAAACAGATGAAGAATTTCGATTATGTGGTTGTGAATGCTGAAGGGAAGTTGGATACTTGTGTTAAGACGGTTGAATCAATTATTGATGCTGAGAAAGCAAAAGTTATGCAAAGGAGAGCAATGGTTTAG
- the LOC139869233 gene encoding uncharacterized mitochondrial protein AtMg00810-like, whose translation MVDEFQDVMRKRFKMSSLGAINFFLGLQVDQTEKGIFLHQSKYVAGILRRFKMEDELITKNPLSVNHGITPENTGPKVNPTLYRAIIGSLMYLTASRPDIMFATCLCARYQAQPNMNHMLAAKKIMRYLKGTPSLGLWYPRKDGFDLTAFSDSDYGGYKRDFKSTSGGCQFLGSRLISWQCKKQTAVTQSTCEAEYNAAASCTSQNPVNHSKTKHIGIKYHFIRDCYEKKLIDVLQIGTTTQRADLFTKAFDRPRFLFLLNVLGVKDRAEVVSDKELLK comes from the exons ATGGTTGATGAGTTTCAGGACGTTATGCGAAAACGATTCAAGATGAGTTCACTAGGGGCcattaatttcttcttggggttgcaGGTTGATCAAACTGAAAAGGGCATCTTTCTACATCAATCGAAGTATGTAGCTGGCATCTTGAGGCGGTTCAAGATGGAAGATGAACTTATTACCAAGAATCCTTTATCGGTGAATCATGGGATTACACCGGAAAATACAGGACCGAAAGTCAATCCAACTCTGTATAGGGCTAttattggttctttaatgtatcttacAGCGTCTCGCCCAGATATCATGTTCGCGACTTGTTTGTGTGCTCGGTATCAGGCACAGCCGAATATGAATCATATGTTAGCAGCAAAGAAGATCATGCGTTATCTAAAGGGAACTCCGAGTTTGGGCTTATGGTATCCTAGAAAAGATGGGTTCGATCTAACGGCATTTAGTGATTCTGATTATGGGGGTTATAAGAGAGATTTCAAATCAACCTCGGGAGGGTGTCAGTTTCTAGGTAGCAGATTGATAAGCTGGCAGTGTAAGAAACAAACGGCAGTCACACAATcgacgtgtgaagctgaatataatGCAGCTGCAAGTTGTACTTCTCAA AACCCTGTtaatcattctaagaccaaacacatagggatcaaGTACCATTTCATTAGGGACTGTTATGAAAAGAAACTAATAGATGTCCTACAAATAGGTACAACCACCCAAAGGGCTGACTTGTTTACGAAAGCATTTGATAGACCCCGTTTCCTATTCCTATTAAATGTGTTAGGTGTGAAAGATAGGGCGGAGGTTGTGTCCGACAAGGAGTTATTGAAGTAA
- the LOC139867156 gene encoding thioredoxin-like 3-2, chloroplastic isoform X1 codes for MSNAARIVPISSFQAPKSLNVQSNRVLYSTYGFVSDYYESFKINKGNNHVNNRVVRMKSLTDFSQQGSILGLHDGDAVSIALKPILNENQFDHVIAEAQQLDESVVILWMANWCRKCIYLKPKLEKLAAHYHPRLVQFYCIDVNNVPHKLIVRAGVTKMPTIQLWKDSKKQAEVIGGHKAYLVVNEVREMIEDEGEP; via the exons ATGTCTAACGCTGCCCGAATCGTACCAATTTCATCTTTTCAAGCACCAAAATCACTCAACGTTCAATCCAACCGTGTTTTGTATTCAACTTACGGATTCGTTTCAGATTATTACGAGTCTTTTAagattaataaaggtaataatcaTGTTAACAATCGAGTTGTGCGTATGAAATCGTTGACTGATTTTAGTCAGCAAGGATCGATTTTAGGTCTTCATGATGGCGATGCTGTTTCAATTGCTCTGAAACCTATTTTAAATGAAAATCAATTTGATCATGTGATTGCTGAGGCTCAACAACTGGATGAATCAGTCGTGATTTTGTG GATGGCAAATTGGTGCAGGAAATGTATATATTTGAAACCGAAATTGGAAAAATTAGCAGCTCATTATCATCCGAGGTT AGTACAGTTTTACTGCATTGATGTTAACAACGTCCCGCATAAGCTTATTGTTCGTGCTGGGGTCACT AAAATGCCAACAATACAG CTATGGAAAGATAGCAAGAAACAGGCAGAGGTGATTGGAGGCCACAAAGCTTATCTAGTTGTTAATGAGGTTCGCGAAATGATAGAAGATGAAGGCGAACCCTAG
- the LOC139867156 gene encoding thioredoxin-like 3-2, chloroplastic isoform X2, producing the protein MSNAARIVPISSFQAPKSLNVQSNRVLYSTYGFVSDYYESFKINKGNNHVNNRVVRMKSLTDFSQQGSILGLHDGDAVSIALKPILNENQFDHVIAEAQQLDESVVILWMANWCRKCIYLKPKLEKLAAHYHPRVQFYCIDVNNVPHKLIVRAGVTKMPTIQLWKDSKKQAEVIGGHKAYLVVNEVREMIEDEGEP; encoded by the exons ATGTCTAACGCTGCCCGAATCGTACCAATTTCATCTTTTCAAGCACCAAAATCACTCAACGTTCAATCCAACCGTGTTTTGTATTCAACTTACGGATTCGTTTCAGATTATTACGAGTCTTTTAagattaataaaggtaataatcaTGTTAACAATCGAGTTGTGCGTATGAAATCGTTGACTGATTTTAGTCAGCAAGGATCGATTTTAGGTCTTCATGATGGCGATGCTGTTTCAATTGCTCTGAAACCTATTTTAAATGAAAATCAATTTGATCATGTGATTGCTGAGGCTCAACAACTGGATGAATCAGTCGTGATTTTGTG GATGGCAAATTGGTGCAGGAAATGTATATATTTGAAACCGAAATTGGAAAAATTAGCAGCTCATTATCATCCGAG AGTACAGTTTTACTGCATTGATGTTAACAACGTCCCGCATAAGCTTATTGTTCGTGCTGGGGTCACT AAAATGCCAACAATACAG CTATGGAAAGATAGCAAGAAACAGGCAGAGGTGATTGGAGGCCACAAAGCTTATCTAGTTGTTAATGAGGTTCGCGAAATGATAGAAGATGAAGGCGAACCCTAG
- the LOC139866858 gene encoding probable protein S-acyltransferase 15 — protein sequence MKCQRFVSLPILAVFVLMEMVYYGTVFIFLDDWIGLQSSIGWTNAVIFTLFASFTLFSFLVCVLTDPGGVPSGYFPDIETNDGSDQESRKAEALKKRCDKCSAYKPPRAHHCRVCRRCVLKMDHHCTWINNCVGQRNYKAYFLLVLYATISSLHSTAIIVGCGVYKDWESAGMTRLKTFYITSGVMISLLSLTLGTLLGWHIYLLTHNMTTIEYYEGTRAAWLANKSGQIYRHPYDVGVYRNLTVVLGPNILKWFWPSALSHVKDGTSFPTVRDSL from the exons ATGAAATGCCAAAGATTTGTATCTTTACCAATTCTAGCAGTCTTCGTATTAATGGAAATGGTTTATTACGGCACCGTTTTTATATTCCTTGACGATTGGATTGGTTTACAGAGCTCAATTGGCTGGACAAATGCTGTGATCTTCACGTTGTTTGCATCTTTCACTCTTTTTTCATTTTTAGTGTGTGTTCTTACTGATCCTGGTGGTGTTCCATCTGGGTATTTTCCTGATATTGAAACTAATGATGGGTCAGATCAAGAATCCAGAAAAGCT GAAGCCCTTAAAAAACGATGTGACAAGTGTTCTGCGTACAAGCCTCCTAGAGCACACCATTGTCGTGTTTGCAGAAGGTGTGTCTTGAAAATG GATCATCACTGCACGTGGATTAACAATTGTGTTGGTCAGAGGAACTATAAAGCCTATTTTCTTCTTGTTCTGTATGCAACTATTTCTAGTCTGCATTCTACG GCTATAATTGTTGGTTGTGGAGTTTATAAGGATTGGGAGTCTGCCGGGATGACTCGCCTCAAAACCTTTTAT ATTACATCAGGGGTAATGATTTCTCTCTTAAGTTTGACACTTGGGACTCTTTTGGGCTGGCATATCTATTTGTTGACTCACAATATGACTACAATAGAG TATTATGAAGGAACTAGAGCAGCATGGTTGGCTAACAAATCTGGACAGATTTATAGGCATCCTTACGATGTTGGTGTGTACAGAAATCTTACAGTG GTTTTAGGTCCAAATATATTAAAATGGTTTTGGCCGTCTGCGTTGAGCCATGTCAAAGATGGAACGAGCTTTCCTACTGTTCGAGATAGCTTATAA